Proteins co-encoded in one Stenotrophomonas maltophilia genomic window:
- a CDS encoding VOC family protein translates to MFSHVTVGTNNMDVAHRFYDALFTALGARPGVFDDKGRLVYFKDGRMFIVTAPIDGQPACHANGGTIGFTLDSAEAVRGWQDAGVAQGGTAIEDPAGIRNMAGRQLFLAYLRDPDGNKLCAVHVMS, encoded by the coding sequence ATGTTCAGCCACGTTACCGTTGGGACCAACAACATGGATGTCGCGCATCGCTTCTACGATGCGCTGTTCACCGCGCTGGGCGCACGCCCGGGTGTGTTCGACGACAAGGGGCGCCTGGTCTATTTCAAGGACGGCCGCATGTTCATCGTCACCGCGCCGATTGATGGTCAGCCGGCGTGCCACGCCAACGGCGGCACCATCGGCTTCACCCTGGACAGCGCCGAGGCCGTGCGTGGCTGGCAGGACGCTGGCGTGGCGCAGGGCGGCACTGCCATCGAAGATCCGGCCGGTATCCGCAACATGGCCGGCCGCCAGCTGTTCCTGGCCTACCTGCGCGATCCCGATGGCAACAAGCTGTGCGCGGTGCATGTGATGTCGTGA
- a CDS encoding FecR family protein, giving the protein MSTALASPALEQAAEWFALREHGWNEYEQQRWQAWLHADASHAHAWHRVELVWQSFAPLSAPAAAKALGTAGHRRRQALRGLGGALGIGAVSLLGLHALHLQRSVHTQRTGAGRTGHWTLADGSQLWLNAGSEVAIRMGDGQRAVHLLRGELLLLTGHAAAFDGLPLTVHVPGARLQPIGTRLAVGREAQGSRLDVFEGVVRCLPQFSAARDVPAGSAVQIGPMGGLATVEPDPLRGDWQDGRLQVQDTRLVRVVEELARHHRGYLGCDPAVAALKVTAVLPRLHSAQALQLLTRALPIRIEQRWPWWTVVHPR; this is encoded by the coding sequence ATGAGCACGGCATTGGCCAGCCCCGCGCTGGAACAGGCCGCCGAGTGGTTCGCACTGCGCGAGCACGGATGGAACGAATACGAGCAACAGCGCTGGCAGGCCTGGCTGCACGCCGATGCGAGCCACGCCCACGCTTGGCACCGGGTCGAGTTGGTCTGGCAGTCGTTCGCACCGCTGTCGGCCCCCGCCGCCGCAAAGGCGCTGGGCACCGCTGGCCATCGGCGTCGGCAGGCACTGCGCGGTCTCGGCGGTGCACTCGGCATCGGCGCCGTTTCGCTGCTCGGCCTGCACGCGCTGCACCTTCAGCGTAGCGTGCACACGCAGCGCACCGGCGCCGGCCGCACCGGGCACTGGACGCTGGCCGACGGCAGCCAGCTGTGGCTCAACGCCGGCAGCGAAGTGGCGATCCGCATGGGCGACGGCCAGCGCGCCGTGCATCTGCTGCGAGGCGAGTTACTGTTGCTGACCGGTCACGCAGCTGCCTTCGACGGCCTGCCATTGACCGTGCACGTGCCCGGCGCCCGCCTGCAGCCGATCGGCACCCGTCTCGCGGTAGGCCGCGAGGCCCAGGGCAGCCGCCTGGATGTGTTTGAAGGCGTGGTGCGCTGCCTGCCGCAGTTCAGTGCGGCACGGGATGTACCCGCCGGCAGCGCCGTGCAGATCGGCCCGATGGGCGGACTTGCAACGGTCGAGCCCGATCCGCTGCGCGGCGATTGGCAGGACGGTCGCCTGCAGGTGCAGGACACTCGGCTGGTCCGCGTCGTCGAAGAGCTGGCCCGCCACCATCGCGGCTACCTCGGCTGCGATCCCGCTGTCGCAGCGCTGAAGGTCACTGCTGTGCTGCCGCGACTGCACAGCGCACAGGCCCTGCAGTTGCTGACGCGTGCGCTGCCGATCCGCATCGAACAGCGCTGGCCGTGGTGGACCGTCGTGCATCCGCGTTGA
- a CDS encoding TonB-dependent receptor, protein MYRTTLNLLAGAIALSLTAGAAGAAETAESGKDSTTLGAVLVTGSNIKRSDTAGPNPVQIVSREQIEQTGRSTLTDVLRNLSANAGNSFDEQYTGSFAAGSASIGLRGLSPKNTLVLVNGYRVSNFGFALNTQDTFVDLNALPISAVERIEVLKDGASAVYGSDAIAGVINIILRRNFQGVEVGGGFGTATQGGLDERKANLLAGFGDLEQQGWNVLFGLDLLKRDRLDADQRAYTRSGDFRDKPGGRLAGWSTAGGNWLSNPRAPQPFANCPDGSQLRPYSDFGSTLPGQACAFNAQPFKTLQPGAERLQASLSATYRFNDSVEAFADVLYSHNKADQIFSAPLTVGPGLRAYNPATGTLIDVPAVLPVGHPDNPGIAPLPFEYTFFDLGPRLKDNTQVFYRALAGVRGSGERWDWEVAALTSQSAQREYVDNFVNRYAFEQILRDGSYNFLNPSSTPGALDALRLQTKRPGWYRLHSLNVKASTSLWELPAGAVGFAWGAEFRKESLDARTSAQVLSGTELRPAINVVNGERQVSAAYAELSVPLHRTLELQVAGRGDHYDDFGKAFSPKVALRWQPLDSLLLRGSFSRGFRAPSLPEIAPGQTVSYGSVIDPLDPLQPGGSRGVTNIRTGNPDLKAERSRNFNVGAVWSPNGDTSIGLDWYRIEQDNLVKPDSAQFIVDNPSLFPGRVQRDAQGRIQFITNQYANQGELTTSGLDLDASRTFRTDGWGNFTVAGSWTHLLSFKQPLVAGQAPYDGAGNNRHGALPRTRGTTSLNWAAGDWSSTLSLQYVSGYDQRVATATSNPGLRDRVKPYHQLDLYVAYEGVANTTLSLSVLNLTDKDPPFDPAGGSNGFDISQYNLRGQFVSLGARYRF, encoded by the coding sequence ATGTACCGCACCACCCTGAACCTGCTTGCCGGCGCCATCGCGCTGAGCCTCACCGCTGGCGCTGCCGGCGCCGCTGAAACCGCCGAGTCCGGCAAAGACAGCACCACCCTTGGCGCCGTGCTGGTGACCGGCTCCAACATCAAGCGCAGCGATACCGCCGGGCCCAACCCGGTACAGATCGTCAGCCGTGAACAGATCGAACAGACCGGCCGCTCCACCCTCACCGACGTGCTGCGCAACCTGTCGGCCAATGCCGGCAACAGTTTCGACGAGCAGTACACCGGCAGTTTCGCCGCCGGCTCGGCCTCGATCGGCCTGCGCGGCCTGTCGCCGAAGAACACGCTGGTGCTGGTCAACGGCTACCGCGTGTCCAACTTCGGCTTCGCGCTCAACACCCAGGACACTTTCGTTGACCTCAACGCACTGCCGATCAGCGCGGTCGAACGCATTGAAGTGCTGAAGGACGGCGCCTCGGCGGTGTACGGCTCCGACGCCATTGCTGGCGTCATCAACATCATCCTGCGCAGGAACTTCCAGGGCGTGGAGGTCGGCGGCGGCTTCGGTACTGCCACCCAGGGCGGCCTGGACGAACGCAAGGCCAACCTGCTGGCCGGCTTCGGTGACCTCGAACAACAGGGCTGGAACGTGCTGTTCGGGCTGGACCTGCTCAAGCGAGACCGCCTCGACGCCGACCAGCGCGCCTACACCCGCAGCGGCGATTTCCGCGACAAGCCCGGTGGCCGCCTGGCCGGCTGGTCCACCGCCGGTGGCAACTGGCTGTCCAACCCGCGCGCGCCGCAACCGTTCGCCAACTGCCCCGATGGCAGCCAGCTGCGCCCGTACAGCGACTTCGGCAGCACCCTGCCCGGACAGGCCTGCGCCTTCAACGCGCAGCCATTCAAGACCCTGCAGCCCGGCGCCGAGCGCCTGCAGGCGTCATTGAGTGCGACCTACCGCTTCAATGACAGCGTCGAGGCCTTCGCCGATGTGCTGTACAGCCACAACAAGGCCGACCAGATCTTCAGTGCGCCGCTGACCGTCGGCCCCGGCCTGCGCGCGTACAACCCGGCCACCGGCACGCTGATCGACGTGCCGGCGGTGCTGCCGGTCGGCCATCCCGACAATCCGGGCATCGCGCCGCTGCCGTTCGAGTACACCTTCTTCGACCTCGGCCCGCGCCTGAAGGACAACACCCAGGTGTTCTACCGCGCCCTGGCCGGCGTGCGCGGCAGTGGCGAGCGCTGGGACTGGGAAGTGGCCGCGCTGACCTCGCAGAGCGCGCAGCGCGAGTACGTCGACAACTTTGTCAATCGCTATGCGTTCGAGCAGATCCTGCGCGACGGCAGCTACAACTTCCTCAACCCGTCCAGCACGCCTGGGGCACTGGATGCACTGCGCCTGCAGACCAAGCGTCCGGGCTGGTACAGGTTGCACTCGCTGAACGTAAAGGCTTCGACCTCGTTGTGGGAGCTGCCGGCCGGTGCGGTTGGCTTCGCCTGGGGCGCTGAGTTCCGCAAGGAATCGCTGGACGCGCGCACCAGTGCCCAGGTGCTTTCGGGCACTGAACTACGCCCTGCGATCAACGTGGTCAACGGCGAGCGCCAGGTCAGCGCCGCCTACGCCGAACTGAGCGTGCCGCTGCATCGCACCCTGGAATTGCAGGTGGCCGGTCGCGGCGATCACTACGATGACTTCGGCAAGGCCTTCTCGCCCAAGGTGGCGCTGCGCTGGCAGCCGCTGGACAGCCTGTTGCTGCGCGGCTCGTTCTCGCGCGGTTTCCGCGCGCCGTCACTGCCGGAGATCGCGCCGGGCCAGACCGTCAGCTATGGCTCGGTGATCGATCCGCTGGATCCGCTGCAACCGGGCGGCAGCCGCGGCGTGACCAACATCCGCACCGGCAACCCCGACCTGAAGGCCGAGCGCTCGCGCAACTTCAACGTGGGTGCAGTGTGGTCGCCCAATGGCGATACCAGCATCGGCCTGGACTGGTACCGCATCGAGCAGGACAACCTGGTCAAGCCGGACAGCGCGCAGTTCATCGTCGACAACCCGTCCCTGTTCCCGGGCCGGGTGCAGCGTGACGCGCAGGGCCGCATCCAGTTCATCACCAACCAGTACGCCAACCAGGGGGAGCTGACCACCTCCGGCCTGGACCTGGACGCCAGCCGCACCTTCCGCACCGACGGCTGGGGCAACTTCACCGTGGCCGGCAGCTGGACCCACCTGCTCAGCTTCAAGCAGCCGCTGGTGGCCGGGCAGGCACCGTATGATGGCGCCGGCAACAACCGCCACGGGGCGCTGCCCCGCACTCGCGGTACCACGTCGCTGAACTGGGCGGCTGGCGACTGGAGCAGCACGCTGAGCCTGCAGTACGTGAGCGGCTACGACCAGCGCGTAGCGACGGCGACCAGCAACCCGGGCCTGCGCGACCGCGTCAAGCCGTATCACCAGCTGGACCTGTACGTGGCCTACGAAGGCGTTGCCAACACCACGCTGTCGCTGTCGGTGCTGAACCTGACCGACAAGGATCCGCCGTTCGACCCGGCTGGTGGTTCCAATGGTTTCGACATCAGCCAATACAACCTGCGCGGGCAGTTCGTCTCGCTGGGCGCGCGCTACCGGTTCTGA
- the betT gene encoding choline BCCT transporter BetT — translation MDVLEPQQSPVRTLRPVFAFAAIVVVAFALFVSLFPLGAGRLLLKAQDWAALNVGWYYLLAMTLYLVFVVGVALSKYGGIKLGADHDEPEFSYLSWAGMLFAAGISITLFFFCVSEPLTHYLQPPQGDPAAGEAGARQAMQLLFLHWGLHGWGVFALAAMAMAYFAYRHNLPLALRSALYPLIGKRINGPIGYTVDALGIVATVFGIGADMGFGVLHLNAGLSHLFNVPHSNLVQILLVVAMMGAAVAVAVSGVEKGVRWMANINMLLAIALVLFMLFAGPTQYLFSTLMQNLGDYLGSVVGKSFDVYAYGGRPEWLGGWTVFYWAWWIGWAPFVGLFIARISRGRTIREFVFGVLLIPLGFTLAWLSIFGNSALDQVLHHGQQQLAQLAVDDPPTVLYALLDGYPWSRAVITVTVLVSFIFFVTSADSGAVVLSTLSSHGGAPEDDGPRWLRVFWGTVIAVLTAGLLLAGSIDALKSAVVLASLPFSAILLLMMWGLTRAFSDESHRKRALQYRPSPLIGDDRHHQGWRQRLSQAMHFPVRDQVYRFMDDTVKPAMEAVAEQLRGQGWDVATRFEAGDMELSVNHGEQQDFLYRVILSGYLTPSFAAQQLRNQRYYRAEVHLYEGSQDYDLVGYSRKQIINDIISQYERHLQFLHLSR, via the coding sequence ATGGATGTACTGGAGCCGCAACAATCCCCGGTGCGCACCCTTCGGCCTGTGTTCGCCTTCGCGGCGATCGTTGTCGTGGCGTTCGCGCTGTTCGTCAGCCTGTTCCCACTGGGGGCAGGCCGCCTTCTGCTCAAGGCACAGGACTGGGCCGCCCTGAATGTCGGCTGGTATTACCTGCTGGCGATGACCCTGTACCTGGTGTTCGTGGTCGGCGTGGCGCTGTCCAAGTACGGCGGCATCAAGCTCGGCGCCGACCATGACGAACCGGAGTTCAGTTACCTCTCCTGGGCCGGCATGCTGTTCGCGGCGGGCATCAGCATCACCCTGTTCTTCTTCTGTGTTTCCGAACCACTGACCCATTACCTGCAGCCGCCGCAGGGCGATCCGGCGGCAGGCGAGGCCGGTGCGCGCCAGGCCATGCAGCTGCTGTTCCTGCACTGGGGCCTGCATGGCTGGGGCGTGTTCGCACTGGCGGCGATGGCCATGGCCTATTTCGCCTACCGCCACAACCTGCCGCTGGCATTGCGTTCGGCGCTGTATCCGCTGATCGGCAAACGCATCAATGGGCCGATCGGCTACACCGTGGATGCATTGGGCATTGTCGCCACCGTGTTCGGCATCGGCGCCGACATGGGCTTTGGCGTGCTGCACCTCAACGCTGGCCTGTCGCACCTGTTCAACGTGCCGCACTCCAACCTGGTGCAGATCCTCCTGGTGGTGGCAATGATGGGCGCCGCCGTGGCGGTCGCGGTGTCCGGCGTAGAGAAGGGCGTGCGCTGGATGGCCAACATCAACATGCTGCTGGCGATCGCGCTGGTGCTGTTCATGTTGTTCGCCGGGCCGACGCAGTACCTGTTCAGCACCTTGATGCAGAACCTGGGCGACTACCTGGGCAGCGTGGTCGGCAAGAGTTTCGACGTGTACGCCTACGGCGGCCGGCCGGAATGGCTGGGCGGCTGGACGGTGTTCTACTGGGCCTGGTGGATCGGCTGGGCGCCGTTTGTGGGCCTGTTCATCGCGCGCATCTCGCGCGGCCGCACCATCCGCGAATTCGTGTTCGGCGTGCTGCTGATCCCGCTCGGCTTCACCCTGGCGTGGCTGTCGATCTTCGGTAACAGTGCGCTGGACCAGGTGCTGCACCACGGCCAGCAGCAGCTGGCGCAGCTGGCCGTGGATGATCCACCGACGGTGCTGTACGCATTGCTGGACGGCTATCCGTGGAGCCGTGCGGTGATCACGGTGACAGTGCTGGTCAGCTTCATCTTCTTCGTGACATCAGCCGACTCCGGTGCCGTGGTGCTGTCTACGTTGTCGTCGCATGGCGGGGCGCCGGAGGACGATGGCCCACGCTGGCTGCGCGTGTTCTGGGGCACGGTGATCGCGGTGCTGACCGCAGGCCTGTTGCTGGCCGGCAGCATCGACGCACTGAAATCGGCGGTGGTGCTGGCCTCACTGCCGTTCTCGGCGATCCTGCTGCTGATGATGTGGGGCCTGACCCGCGCCTTCAGCGACGAGTCGCACCGCAAGCGCGCGTTGCAGTACCGCCCATCACCGTTGATCGGTGACGATCGCCACCACCAGGGCTGGCGCCAGCGCCTGAGCCAGGCCATGCATTTCCCGGTACGCGACCAGGTCTACCGTTTCATGGACGACACGGTGAAGCCGGCGATGGAGGCGGTGGCCGAGCAGCTGCGCGGGCAGGGCTGGGATGTGGCCACGCGTTTCGAAGCGGGCGACATGGAGCTGTCGGTCAATCACGGTGAGCAGCAGGACTTCCTGTACCGGGTGATCCTCAGCGGCTACCTAACCCCGTCGTTCGCCGCACAGCAGCTGCGCAACCAGCGCTATTACCGCGCCGAAGTGCACCTGTATGAAGGCAGCCAGGATTACGACCTGGTGGGGTACAGCCGCAAGCAGATCATCAACGACATCATCAGCCAGTACGAACGGCACCTGCAGTTCCTGCACCTGAGCCGGTGA
- a CDS encoding sigma-70 family RNA polymerase sigma factor, with amino-acid sequence MAVPAASSAALAGFYREHHGWLLGWLRRRTHNAECAADLTQDTFLRLLSRCVDPGQLRLPRAYLSTIAHALLVNHWQRADLERAYLAALAAQPEPVHPSAEERTQALQLLHAIADMLAGLAERPRRAFLLARLSGLGYAEIGQQLGVSERMVKKYMAQAMLHCLRLSGDAAA; translated from the coding sequence ATGGCTGTGCCCGCCGCCTCCAGCGCCGCGCTGGCGGGGTTCTACCGCGAACATCATGGCTGGCTGCTCGGCTGGCTGCGACGCCGCACCCATAACGCCGAGTGTGCCGCCGACCTGACCCAGGACACCTTCCTGCGCCTGCTCAGCCGCTGCGTTGACCCGGGGCAGCTGCGGCTGCCACGCGCCTACCTCAGCACCATCGCCCACGCCCTGCTGGTCAACCATTGGCAGCGCGCGGATCTGGAGCGCGCCTATCTGGCCGCGCTGGCTGCCCAACCCGAGCCGGTGCACCCTTCGGCAGAGGAACGGACGCAGGCGCTGCAGCTGCTGCACGCCATCGCCGACATGCTGGCGGGGCTGGCCGAACGCCCTCGTCGCGCCTTCCTGCTGGCGCGCCTGTCCGGCCTCGGCTATGCCGAGATTGGCCAGCAGCTGGGCGTGTCCGAACGGATGGTCAAGAAGTACATGGCGCAGGCGATGCTGCATTGCCTGCGCCTGTCCGGCGATGCCGCCGCATGA